aaagttgctaagcgtagatcttaaaagttctcatcacaagaaaaaaattttgtaactatgtatggtgatggatgttaactagatttattgtgatcattttgcagtatatacagatattgaatcattatgttgtacacctgaaattaatgtgGTATATGTCAGTTTTACCTCAAACTAAAAAATTGCCCTCACCTTACGTAGCTGACCAGTGGGTGCACCAGGAGCCTTAGAAGCATGCTCCTTAGTCTCCAGGCTCTTCTGCCTGCAAAGCTGGGACACGGCCACTCCACTTATGCTCCAGAGCCTTTGTTCCCTCATATAAAAAATTGGGAACATGGCATCAACTTATTTTTCTGTCAAATCAAGGAGAATACATGAATGAAAGTACCTgcatttttttagaaaatgaatatagtttgatgaatatttgTGTTTCATATATACAGCAGTGGAGGGAGAAAGGAGACCTTGAGAACTGAAGGGATGAGGAAAAGTAGAACAATCGATTTTGTGGATGGATTGATGTAGGTTTCCAAGAATTCACCTAGTACCATGATTTATTACATCATGgatctaacttttaaaataatagatataGGTTGAATTACTGATTCtccctatctctgtctctcttcagGACGCTTACGGAGAGCCACAATGGAAAAGTCCTGGATGCTGTGGAACTTTGTTGAAAGATGGCTAATAGCTTTGGCTTCATGGTCTTGGGCTCTCTGCCgtatttctcttttacctttaataGTGACTTTCCATCTGTATGGAGGCATTATCTTACTTTTGTTAATATTCATATCAATAGCAGGTATTCTCTATAAATTCCAGGATGTATTGCTTTATTTCCCAGAGCAGCCGTCTTCTTCACGCCTTTATGTTCCCATGCCGACTGGTATTCCAcatgaaaacattttcatcagAACCAAAGATGGAGTGCGTCTAAATCTTATTTTGATAAGATACACTGGAGACAGTTCGCCCTATTCCCCaactataatttattttcatgGGAATGCAGGCAACATAGGTCACAGGTTACCGAATGCATTGCTTATGTTGGTTAACCTCAAAGTTAATCTTTTACTTGTTGATTATCGAGGATATGGAAAAAGTGAAGGAGAAGCAAGTGAAGATGGACTCTACCTAGATTCTGAGGCTGTGCTAGACTACGTGATGACTAGACCTGACcttgacaaaacaaaaatttttctttttggccgttcCTTGGGAGGGGCAGTAGCTATTCATTTGGCCTCTGAAAATTCACATAGGATCTCAGCCATTATGGTGGAGAACACATTTTTAAGCATACCGCATATGGCCAGcactttattttcattctttccaaTGCGTTACCTTCCTTTATGgtgctacaaaaataaatttttgtcctACAGAAAAATCTCTCAGTGCAGAATGCCTTCTCTTTTCATCTCTGGACTCTCTGACCAATTAATCCCACCAGTAATGATGAAGCAACTTTATGAACTCTCCCCATCTCGGACTAAGAGATTAGCCATTTTTCCTGATGGAACTCATAATGATACATGGCAATGCCAGGGTTACTTCACTGCCCTTGAACAGTTCATCAAAGAAGTAATAAAGAGTCATTCTCCTGAAGAAATGGCAAAAACTTCATCTAATGTAACAATtatataatgtttttctttttgattaatgcattgtattttaatttgtgCAGAATGATAAAGTATGTTCCTTTCTAGAAGTGTGTTATATCTGTACTTGTCTGAAGAGTGACATTAAACTTTGAAAGGACTTCAGTGCTCCTTTAAAATGATCCAAATAGTTTTTTACATTTGAAGAACTATAATTATTGGGATTTCATACATTTTCATCGAACCTTTCAATATGGTTATGTATCCATACCTTTAGTTTAATATGCTATCATAATAGCATATTATATTCAAAAGTTTCTTGTTGCTAAAGTTGTGTAATCTATGTGACACTTAGATTAATGACTAAGTGTGGAAGGAGACATGTAAACAAGAAACCTTTGGGTATTATTCCTTTAGTAAATATTGGGACAGTCATGGTAAGCAAACTTAGTTCTGTAATTGCATTTTTCACcttaaaagttaaaatgaaatgCATGATGGTATTTTATTCCTTGACTTATGCAATGCaatgtttttaatgtaaatactGATCATATACCAATGTATATGGTAACCTGGGTTATATCTATTTTTATGTAAACTCTATTTTGTTTTTAGCAAGAAATGAGATTGAGGCCTATGTGCAGGTTGCCATTGAATTTTGCTCTGGTGAATGCTGAGATCCAGCTTTTTCTTACAAATAAATGGGACCCCATTTTCCAATATAAACGTACCGTGTTTTGTTAGGTACAGTCTGGATCATGGCATGTAAAAATAGAAATCGAGAATTTTACTGCAGCTTTGATGTGCATATTTGAACTTTTTAACATTTGTAATTTTGGTGGCAAAGAGAATTTTAGCTTCTGTCGATTTTGTAAGTCTACAGCTGAACCACTAATAGCAGTCATAATGAAGATTAGAATCTGTTTAAGAATTAGGAAGTCTTATCATTACATTATTGTACATACTGTTTTACAAGAATTCccacatttcatttttaagtcCAAGTATCTAGGTATATCTATCCCACTAAAGCCAGGATATCATTTATTggactttatgaaaataaaagttacaaaaacaaaagtaaatgaaaactaTATTCTTTGGTCTGATGTTTCAGTTATGAAATAGAAGAACTGCATCAAAAGACAGCTTTAGgaagtcttatttattttctacatgTGAGAATGTGCGGATAAAGGAACTCTAGAGCTTTTGATCACAGAACGTGTGACCACATTTAACAATTAAATGGCTGTAAGTGGGAAGTAGTATTTAGACATATAGAAGGTAAGAagaatcttatttaaaaaaagagcccCTTAAAACTTACAGGATTTACCTTAATATATATAAGCTAAGTTGTTTCAAGCAGTCCTCAAAAATTAGATGTAATTGAGCTCTGTACGTTATGTCAGCTTTAACATATGATATTCTGAGTATTTTAGCTATATTTATTGGCTTTGTGCAAGCAGCTAGGGCAGAGAAATAATGGGTCAATAATCTTGACCTTAATTGAAACTCTTTCCATGGAGATAGGGCTAGAAATACTTTTGCCAAATAACATTCTTATCATTCACTTTATGTcagtatttagaaaaaaatatagcaaGTGTGATTTCTAAAGGATAATGTTTTCTATAAATTGTAAAAAAGTCATGgcgtttttaaaaaaagttggaaACGCGTATTATGGAAGgtgtattttgtatttataaattCACTACAATTAAAGGCTACTTTTCATCTTGTCAATCATTGCTATGTAGAATGACTATCCTAAATAGTAATGTATTAACAAGAACGTTAATACAACAAAATGTAGTGTATTTAGACATGAGCTTAAATGGCACACCTTAGACTTGTATCATTCTTTAAAGTTTACATAGTACCTTATGTTTTCATGTGATGATTTAGTCTAGTACACTATGGAGGAATTTATCAACTTTAGTTACAAATATTATGCTGATGAAGtataaaaagctttttcttcatcagtgttttgttttatgctgctctttttttttttttttttttttttttttttttagtattccagGTTTATTAACAATCCCCCCCCTCTTCTTTTTGACCCAGGACTTAAGAAGTTGTGGAGTACATGTGTCCCATCCCTACCTTCATTCTCCTCTTTGGGTTGAGGAGCCTTTCTTTCTGCAGCAAAAGGAAAAGGTGTCTAGGGTTGTAGCACATCTTTCCTTCCTAGCTTCCTTCTGTATTTGAGACTGGTTCCTTAGATGGGAAGGGGGTAGAAGACAAACTCCTATTATCAGGGGTCCATGAAACCTGTGGCATCATTTTTAATAAAACGTGAATTTTTC
This portion of the Eschrichtius robustus isolate mEscRob2 chromosome 18, mEscRob2.pri, whole genome shotgun sequence genome encodes:
- the ABHD13 gene encoding protein ABHD13; this encodes MEKSWMLWNFVERWLIALASWSWALCRISLLPLIVTFHLYGGIILLLLIFISIAGILYKFQDVLLYFPEQPSSSRLYVPMPTGIPHENIFIRTKDGVRLNLILIRYTGDSSPYSPTIIYFHGNAGNIGHRLPNALLMLVNLKVNLLLVDYRGYGKSEGEASEDGLYLDSEAVLDYVMTRPDLDKTKIFLFGRSLGGAVAIHLASENSHRISAIMVENTFLSIPHMASTLFSFFPMRYLPLWCYKNKFLSYRKISQCRMPSLFISGLSDQLIPPVMMKQLYELSPSRTKRLAIFPDGTHNDTWQCQGYFTALEQFIKEVIKSHSPEEMAKTSSNVTII